The following are encoded together in the Flavihumibacter fluvii genome:
- a CDS encoding DUF1553 domain-containing protein yields the protein MHCLNKSVLFLLILFAGLHLMSCSPDLPKDVMAAYDNLPDKIDYNLHVKPVLSDKCFSCHGPDKAKQEASLRLDIDTAAYARLRESPGKVAIDPGDLNGSELFHRIISEDPEYRMPSLESHLNLSAKEKAILIKWIEQGAKYKPHWAFVAPEKPAVPEVKQKDWVSNPIDQFILHTLELEKIKPAKQADKELLLRRVSLDLTGLPPTVEELDAFIKDNSPDAYEKQVDRLLKSTHYGEKMAVDWLDLARFSDSHGYTVDAIRDMSPYRDWVINAFNNNFPYDKFIQWQLAGDMMPHPTKEMLIATAFNRLHQQNLEGGIIEEEFKAEYVVDRINTTGIAMMGLTVGCARCHDHKFDPFSQKNYYEMFSFFNNVKEAGQISFDGTMPSPTILLPSEEKEKVLQFFNRSVAEQQKKINATKTNSTADFDNWLGKRSYQKLTAEKIPRNGLQAFYNFDKGSLSSNNDPKQAGTMRRGLDAGAGEKPVFESRENGRALLLGGDEWLDLKPAGVFRKADPFSINISIYIPKDFKEGVIFHKCIAERLYNYRGYHLYFKDNKLELNLSHAAPSNAITKVTKKGMPRERWIQLAMTYDGSSTANGLKLYMDGAEEELETTMDQLTKDILINGSNQPGLQIGAWDRGLGFKGGKVDDIIVYNRALTDFEVKIIAGQSSWSTLTGKSPEQLSEQERSVLKAYYFSAVDPVVLDEQKKLQQLRTALADSTENIPELMVMQEMPKPRTTHILLRGNYDAPGDEVFPNTPSSILPFPKELPKNRYGFSVWLTNAKHPLTARVAVNRYWQNFFGTGLVKTTEDFGNQGEMPSHPELLDWLAVTFRESGWDVKKLNKLIVMSSTYRQDATKSPISKEKDPENRLLSHGPAVRLTAEMIRDNALLASGLLNQEIGGKSVKPYQPGGLWEINNTSYQADTGNAVYRRSLYVLVKRSVPNPTLATFDATSRSYCVVRRQPTNTPLQALVTMNDPTFVEAAKVMGEQIAKDSNAQKGIVAVYRKLTGRIPDKKELDILAELQQKELLKFRQNRHKMKGWLTAGQYKIDTNLEPALVAANAVVASVILNSDAALTKR from the coding sequence ATGCATTGCCTGAATAAATCCGTTTTGTTTTTATTGATCCTGTTTGCAGGATTGCATTTGATGTCTTGCTCCCCGGATCTTCCCAAAGATGTAATGGCTGCTTATGATAACCTGCCTGATAAGATAGATTATAACCTTCACGTAAAGCCGGTATTGTCTGACAAATGCTTTTCCTGTCACGGGCCTGATAAAGCCAAACAGGAAGCCAGCCTTCGGTTAGATATTGATACAGCTGCATATGCTCGCCTTAGGGAAAGTCCGGGTAAAGTAGCCATTGATCCAGGTGACCTGAATGGCAGTGAACTATTTCACCGCATCATTTCAGAAGACCCGGAATACAGGATGCCTTCACTTGAATCACATCTTAATCTTTCAGCCAAAGAAAAAGCCATACTGATCAAGTGGATCGAACAGGGTGCAAAATATAAGCCACACTGGGCATTTGTTGCACCTGAAAAGCCAGCTGTTCCGGAAGTAAAGCAAAAGGACTGGGTCTCAAACCCTATCGACCAGTTTATTTTGCATACGCTTGAACTTGAAAAAATCAAGCCGGCAAAGCAGGCCGATAAGGAACTTCTGCTGAGGCGGGTTTCATTAGACCTGACCGGATTACCGCCAACTGTTGAAGAGTTAGATGCTTTTATCAAAGACAATTCGCCGGACGCTTATGAAAAGCAGGTTGACCGGCTGCTTAAATCAACACATTATGGTGAAAAGATGGCTGTGGATTGGCTTGACCTTGCACGCTTTTCCGACTCGCATGGGTATACTGTTGATGCCATCAGGGATATGTCCCCTTACCGTGATTGGGTGATCAATGCATTCAATAATAATTTCCCTTATGATAAATTCATACAATGGCAACTGGCTGGTGATATGATGCCGCATCCAACAAAAGAGATGCTGATCGCTACGGCATTTAACAGACTCCACCAGCAGAACCTGGAAGGCGGAATCATAGAAGAGGAATTCAAGGCGGAATATGTGGTAGACAGGATCAATACGACCGGGATTGCCATGATGGGACTTACAGTAGGCTGCGCAAGATGCCATGACCATAAATTTGATCCCTTCTCACAAAAGAACTATTATGAAATGTTCAGCTTTTTCAACAATGTAAAGGAAGCGGGGCAGATTTCTTTTGACGGAACAATGCCGTCACCAACAATTTTATTACCCTCAGAAGAAAAGGAAAAAGTACTGCAGTTCTTTAACAGGTCAGTTGCAGAGCAGCAGAAAAAGATCAATGCAACTAAAACTAATTCAACTGCAGATTTTGACAACTGGCTTGGTAAGAGATCCTACCAAAAGCTTACAGCAGAAAAAATACCCCGAAATGGGCTTCAGGCATTCTATAATTTTGACAAGGGCTCATTAAGCAGTAATAATGATCCAAAACAAGCAGGAACGATGCGGCGTGGACTCGATGCAGGAGCCGGTGAAAAGCCTGTATTTGAAAGCAGGGAAAATGGAAGGGCACTGCTCTTAGGTGGTGATGAATGGCTTGACCTTAAGCCGGCAGGGGTTTTCAGGAAAGCTGATCCATTTAGTATCAATATCAGTATTTACATCCCTAAAGATTTTAAGGAAGGCGTTATTTTTCACAAATGCATTGCCGAACGCCTGTACAATTATCGTGGTTATCATTTGTATTTTAAAGACAATAAACTGGAGCTGAATCTGTCACATGCTGCACCATCCAATGCCATTACGAAGGTGACGAAAAAAGGTATGCCCCGGGAAAGATGGATACAGTTGGCCATGACCTACGATGGGTCTTCAACTGCCAATGGGTTGAAGTTATACATGGATGGCGCTGAGGAGGAACTGGAAACGACAATGGACCAATTAACCAAGGACATCCTCATCAACGGTTCAAACCAACCCGGGTTGCAGATCGGTGCATGGGACAGGGGCCTGGGTTTTAAGGGTGGCAAAGTGGATGATATCATAGTGTATAATCGTGCACTGACAGATTTTGAAGTTAAAATAATTGCCGGGCAATCCAGCTGGTCAACATTAACCGGTAAATCACCGGAACAATTATCTGAGCAGGAACGCAGTGTTTTAAAAGCGTATTATTTTTCCGCAGTAGATCCTGTAGTACTGGATGAACAGAAAAAACTGCAGCAGTTGCGTACAGCGCTGGCTGATTCTACAGAGAATATTCCCGAGCTGATGGTGATGCAGGAAATGCCCAAACCCCGAACAACGCATATTTTATTAAGGGGCAATTATGATGCACCGGGCGATGAGGTTTTTCCAAATACCCCTTCATCGATCCTGCCCTTTCCAAAAGAATTACCAAAGAACCGATATGGTTTTTCGGTTTGGCTAACCAATGCCAAACATCCGCTAACAGCGAGGGTTGCCGTAAACCGTTACTGGCAGAACTTCTTTGGTACAGGACTGGTTAAGACCACGGAAGATTTTGGTAACCAGGGTGAAATGCCCAGCCATCCTGAATTGCTGGATTGGCTGGCTGTAACTTTCCGCGAATCGGGATGGGATGTAAAAAAACTGAACAAGCTCATCGTGATGTCATCTACCTACCGGCAGGATGCAACAAAGAGCCCCATCAGTAAAGAAAAAGATCCCGAAAACAGGTTATTATCGCATGGCCCGGCTGTTCGATTGACTGCCGAAATGATCCGCGATAATGCGTTATTGGCAAGCGGCCTGCTCAACCAGGAAATTGGCGGCAAAAGTGTGAAGCCTTACCAGCCCGGTGGTTTATGGGAGATCAATAATACCAGCTACCAGGCTGATACAGGGAATGCTGTCTACCGGCGTAGTTTATACGTATTGGTCAAACGCTCAGTGCCCAATCCGACCTTGGCCACCTTCGATGCAACATCGCGTAGTTATTGTGTTGTACGCAGGCAACCCACCAACACGCCACTCCAGGCCCTTGTAACTATGAATGATCCCACATTCGTGGAAGCCGCCAAAGTGATGGGAGAGCAAATAGCTAAGGATAGTAATGCACAAAAAGGGATTGTGGCTGTCTATAGAAAATTAACCGGGAGAATACCGGACAAAAAGGAGCTGGATATATTGGCAGAACTACAGCAAAAAGAATTACTGAAATTCCGGCAAAATCGACATAAAATGAAAGGCTGGTTAACAGCCGGACAATATAAAATTGACACAAACCTTGAACCTGCTTTGGTTGCGGCCAATGCTGTTGTAGCCAGCGTCATCCTGAATTCTGATGCTGCATTAACTAAAAGATAA
- a CDS encoding alpha-L-fucosidase: MKNVFLFWAIQFICLFTLNAQELPLAKPSPVQYKWHEQERIMFIHFGVATWLGSEYDETGNFDLSRINPTKLDTDEWCKTAQSWGAKQIIFVAKHVGGFCWWPTTTTEYGVRNIPWKNGKGDVLGDLAKSCKKFGLNLGVYIYPGDLHYGAGIGSGGKTQDPALQETYNKVFRQQLTEVLKNYGDMLEVWFDGSCVIDVSDILEKYARNAVIFQSTHATIRWPGTESGKLAYPAWNSLKSSVLKSGIATQYDDDPDGDAWAPLEADVTLYNHNWFWSPANEHKRRPVEELMEIYYRSAGYGGVLLLNSTPDTTGKIPFADRERYKAFGDEINRRFAQPLRATKASGTNEVALKFQKPTAVNHVIVEEDYREGHRIREYRIEGKVGTQWQLLSNGSSVGRKKIDAFPTVTVSEIKLTVSKSVNRPLVRAFAAYDVKNYIHKYEPTESKEWVVCGEWNTNTFINGRDTLDLDLSKFIDKPGQYEVKFITDVVVTGASIDSAVINFERQNTMQEYLIRKDDNTFYINRTSQVTPNSVSLLTLYMQSDNKVFQNRGVFKIRKRAN, translated from the coding sequence ATGAAAAATGTCTTTTTGTTTTGGGCAATTCAATTTATTTGCCTGTTTACTTTAAATGCGCAGGAACTGCCATTGGCAAAACCCAGTCCGGTACAGTATAAATGGCACGAACAGGAACGGATCATGTTTATCCATTTTGGTGTAGCCACCTGGCTGGGATCAGAATATGACGAGACCGGCAATTTCGATTTGTCCAGGATAAACCCAACCAAACTGGATACAGATGAATGGTGCAAAACCGCCCAATCATGGGGCGCTAAACAAATCATCTTTGTTGCCAAGCATGTTGGTGGATTTTGCTGGTGGCCAACAACTACAACTGAGTATGGTGTGCGCAATATTCCCTGGAAAAATGGGAAAGGAGATGTACTTGGTGACCTGGCTAAGTCATGTAAGAAATTCGGGTTAAACCTTGGCGTTTATATTTACCCCGGCGACCTGCACTATGGTGCAGGGATCGGCAGTGGTGGAAAAACCCAGGACCCGGCCTTGCAGGAAACCTATAACAAGGTATTCAGGCAACAATTGACCGAGGTCCTGAAAAACTATGGAGATATGCTGGAAGTGTGGTTCGATGGCAGTTGCGTGATCGATGTTAGTGACATCCTGGAAAAATATGCCCGTAATGCTGTGATCTTTCAAAGCACGCATGCCACCATCAGGTGGCCAGGAACCGAATCAGGCAAGCTGGCCTATCCAGCCTGGAACTCCCTGAAATCTTCCGTACTTAAATCCGGTATCGCCACACAATATGACGATGATCCCGATGGTGATGCCTGGGCGCCTCTGGAAGCTGATGTGACCCTTTACAACCACAACTGGTTCTGGAGTCCGGCCAATGAACATAAAAGAAGACCAGTTGAGGAACTGATGGAGATTTATTACCGTTCTGCCGGATATGGTGGTGTACTCTTATTGAATTCCACGCCGGATACAACCGGGAAAATACCCTTTGCAGACCGCGAGCGCTATAAAGCATTTGGGGATGAAATCAACCGGCGATTTGCACAACCTCTAAGGGCGACAAAGGCTTCCGGCACAAATGAGGTCGCATTGAAGTTCCAAAAACCAACAGCAGTTAATCATGTAATTGTTGAAGAAGATTACAGGGAAGGTCATCGGATCCGCGAATATCGTATTGAAGGTAAAGTGGGTACACAATGGCAATTACTTTCAAATGGATCCAGTGTAGGCAGGAAAAAAATAGATGCATTTCCTACAGTGACGGTCAGCGAAATAAAACTAACTGTTTCAAAATCGGTGAACCGGCCCCTGGTGCGCGCTTTTGCCGCTTATGATGTAAAGAACTACATCCACAAATACGAACCCACTGAATCGAAAGAATGGGTGGTTTGTGGCGAATGGAATACCAACACGTTTATTAATGGAAGGGATACGCTTGACCTGGACCTAAGTAAGTTCATTGATAAACCCGGACAATATGAAGTTAAATTCATTACTGATGTTGTTGTAACAGGTGCTTCTATTGATTCGGCAGTGATCAACTTTGAGCGCCAAAATACCATGCAGGAATACCTTATCCGGAAA
- a CDS encoding DUF1501 domain-containing protein yields MCDNHNEAFDPHIPEFDQLKKSLDRRNFLAKTAMGLGSVALGTLLGKTLFGKEMGQLATSSAPENIEQEILRALPHFAPKAKRVVYLFMSGGPSQFETFDYKPKLVNMFGQPLPDSVRQGQRLTSMSSNQSILPVVPSIYKFNQHGQTQTWVSELLPHTAKVVDELCIIKSIHSEAINHDPAITFFQTGNQLPGRPSIGSWVSYGLGTDNENLPSFIVLVSKNAVKDQPLYARLWGNGFLPSEHQGVQFRAGKDPVLFLDNPEGYDGEDRKEMLDYLTTLNKHQNAVNNDPEVEARIAQYEMAYRMQTSVPDVMDISDEPEEIFEMYGPDSKDPGTYAANCILARKLLEKDVKFVQLYHQGWDHHGGLPAGMAKQCKDTDQPTAALIRDLKRRGLLEDTLVVWGGEFGRTVYSQGKLFPDNYGRDHHPRCFTMWMAGAGVKSGFTYGETDDFSYNIVKDPVHVHDFQATLMHLMGINHERFTYKYQGRRFRLTDVHGQLVKGILS; encoded by the coding sequence ATGTGTGATAACCATAATGAAGCATTCGATCCGCATATACCGGAATTCGATCAACTCAAGAAGAGCCTGGACAGGCGCAACTTCCTGGCTAAAACTGCCATGGGACTTGGTTCTGTTGCACTGGGCACATTGCTTGGTAAAACACTTTTTGGCAAGGAAATGGGTCAGTTGGCAACAAGTTCAGCACCTGAAAACATTGAACAGGAAATACTCCGTGCACTTCCGCACTTTGCACCTAAGGCAAAAAGGGTAGTGTATTTATTTATGAGTGGCGGGCCTTCACAATTTGAAACTTTTGATTACAAGCCCAAACTGGTGAATATGTTTGGGCAGCCGCTTCCGGATTCTGTTCGGCAGGGCCAGCGCCTGACCAGTATGAGTTCGAACCAGAGTATATTGCCCGTAGTGCCATCCATTTATAAGTTTAACCAGCATGGTCAAACGCAAACCTGGGTGAGTGAATTATTGCCACATACTGCAAAGGTGGTGGATGAGCTATGTATTATAAAATCCATCCATTCAGAAGCGATCAACCATGATCCGGCCATCACTTTTTTTCAAACGGGTAATCAGTTGCCCGGGCGGCCTTCCATTGGATCCTGGGTGAGTTATGGTTTAGGTACAGATAATGAAAACCTGCCTTCATTCATTGTATTGGTATCAAAAAATGCTGTTAAGGACCAACCCTTGTACGCCAGGTTGTGGGGAAATGGTTTCCTGCCATCGGAACACCAGGGTGTGCAGTTCAGGGCAGGTAAGGATCCTGTGTTATTTTTAGATAATCCGGAGGGTTATGACGGGGAAGACCGGAAGGAAATGCTCGATTACCTCACCACCTTGAATAAACACCAGAATGCGGTGAACAATGATCCCGAGGTGGAAGCCCGTATCGCACAATATGAAATGGCCTACAGGATGCAGACTTCCGTTCCCGATGTGATGGATATATCCGATGAGCCCGAAGAAATATTTGAGATGTATGGTCCGGATAGCAAAGATCCCGGCACTTATGCAGCCAATTGTATCCTGGCAAGGAAACTATTGGAGAAAGATGTAAAGTTTGTGCAGCTGTATCACCAGGGCTGGGACCATCATGGCGGCCTGCCTGCAGGAATGGCCAAACAATGCAAGGATACCGACCAGCCAACTGCAGCACTGATCAGGGACCTGAAAAGAAGGGGGTTGCTGGAAGACACGCTGGTGGTATGGGGCGGTGAATTCGGGCGCACTGTGTATTCCCAGGGAAAATTGTTCCCGGATAATTATGGACGGGATCACCATCCGCGTTGTTTTACCATGTGGATGGCCGGTGCGGGGGTAAAGAGTGGCTTTACTTATGGGGAAACAGATGATTTCAGTTACAATATTGTGAAGGATCCGGTACATGTGCATGATTTCCAGGCCACCTTAATGCACCTGATGGGGATCAACCATGAAAGGTTCACCTATAAGTACCAGGGCCGGCGTTTCCGGCTGACCGATGTCCATGGACAATTAGTGAAGGGTATTTTATCTTAA
- a CDS encoding 6-bladed beta-propeller, whose protein sequence is MISRRNFIRNSSMASALTVAKTGFAFSILHKNLQPEETLIGHGAFKYKVDKGWAKISVNSNPLANCHEMVQDSKGRLIMLGDNTHNNILVFDQSGKLLDYWGSGWPGGHGLSISKEGGEDFLLIVDCGWYQDRAGNWKSQAGQVVKTDLNGRVIFTIGHPRTIGIYKDNEPFMPTETTVAPNGDIYVADGYGSDYIIQYNSKGQYIRHFGGHNNSNREHNLVNAHGVAIDYRDKNKPTLICTSREENCFKVFSLDGKFMYRIDTPGMYVCRAVPDGDNIYAGVCWSKDAAGERKGDTGFVTILDGSNKVISNPGGNAPVYVNNVLKPTLQAPDRVFNHCHDVCVDQDKNLYICQWNANHSAPVKLTRV, encoded by the coding sequence ATGATCTCCAGGAGAAACTTTATCAGGAATTCATCAATGGCCTCTGCACTTACAGTTGCAAAAACCGGATTTGCCTTTTCTATCCTCCATAAAAACCTGCAGCCTGAAGAAACCCTGATTGGGCATGGCGCATTCAAATACAAAGTGGACAAGGGCTGGGCGAAGATCAGTGTGAACAGTAACCCTTTGGCCAACTGCCATGAAATGGTACAGGATAGCAAAGGCCGGCTGATTATGTTGGGCGATAATACCCATAATAATATCCTGGTCTTTGACCAATCGGGAAAATTACTTGACTATTGGGGATCCGGATGGCCAGGCGGACACGGCCTTTCCATTTCCAAAGAAGGCGGTGAAGATTTCTTGCTGATAGTGGACTGCGGGTGGTACCAGGACAGGGCCGGTAACTGGAAGAGCCAGGCAGGGCAGGTGGTAAAAACAGATTTGAATGGCCGGGTGATCTTTACGATCGGGCATCCGCGTACCATTGGCATATATAAAGACAATGAACCTTTTATGCCTACCGAAACCACCGTTGCGCCAAATGGTGATATTTATGTGGCAGACGGTTATGGGTCTGATTACATTATTCAATACAATAGTAAGGGACAGTATATCCGGCATTTTGGTGGACATAACAATTCAAACAGGGAACATAACCTGGTGAATGCCCATGGTGTTGCGATTGATTACAGGGATAAAAATAAACCCACATTGATATGTACATCAAGGGAAGAAAACTGTTTTAAAGTGTTTTCACTGGACGGAAAATTCATGTACCGGATCGATACACCAGGTATGTATGTTTGCCGTGCAGTACCCGATGGTGATAATATTTATGCCGGTGTTTGCTGGTCGAAAGATGCTGCCGGGGAGAGAAAAGGCGATACTGGATTTGTTACCATACTGGATGGCAGTAACAAGGTGATTTCCAATCCAGGCGGCAACGCACCTGTGTATGTAAATAATGTACTGAAACCCACTTTACAGGCACCTGACCGCGTGTTTAACCATTGCCATGATGTTTGTGTTGACCAGGATAAGAACCTGTACATCTGCCAATGGAATGCCAATCATTCGGCCCCTGTAAAATTAACCCGCGTTTAA
- a CDS encoding DUF2231 domain-containing protein translates to MLFLDITTFLGRFHPMIVHLPIGFLLLAVLFEVLSYFNRYAYLKAAVPLTVLLGFISAVAACVFGYLLSLAGDYDYQNLNNHKVSGIVVAVLAGLVYLFTTAPIKDRFPIPAWIFSVVFSGLFILMTYTGHQGANLTHGSDYLSLKILQERERKKPASADEALLYEDVIQPILISRCGQCHRDGKLKGELSVQTLPALLKGGKTGPAVAGGKLHESVLYERITMDPSNKKFMPADGKTPLTKEETAIIRWWIEKGMAVGGTKIAAIKNGEEIKPRVAAWLGLGDAGSDADLMANSDAPVNPDIPQNLSQGLLDSLRKKGVQVRVMAHRPVMLDITLPAGSGDQLPFIKANLKSVAKNIVWLNLSNNGLTEKDLDFLPQMTNLEKLRLEKNPVTDGISYQLAGLQHLEALNLNETKITRACMEKLRALPNLKRVYTWKTMADSSGQLD, encoded by the coding sequence ATGCTGTTCCTGGATATCACTACTTTTTTGGGGCGATTTCATCCGATGATCGTTCACCTGCCTATCGGGTTTCTTTTGTTGGCGGTGTTGTTTGAAGTATTATCTTATTTTAACAGGTATGCCTACCTGAAGGCAGCAGTTCCATTAACGGTACTACTCGGTTTTATTAGTGCAGTTGCCGCATGTGTATTTGGGTATTTATTATCGCTGGCAGGTGATTACGACTATCAAAACCTGAACAACCATAAAGTTTCCGGAATTGTTGTTGCAGTGCTTGCCGGGTTGGTGTACCTATTCACCACCGCACCCATCAAGGACCGGTTCCCGATTCCCGCATGGATATTTTCCGTTGTATTTTCCGGTCTTTTTATATTGATGACATACACCGGCCACCAGGGGGCAAACCTTACTCATGGCAGCGATTACCTCTCGCTCAAAATATTGCAGGAAAGGGAGCGCAAAAAACCAGCCAGTGCAGATGAAGCACTGCTGTATGAAGATGTAATACAACCAATATTGATCAGCCGTTGCGGGCAGTGCCACCGCGACGGGAAATTAAAGGGAGAATTATCTGTGCAAACATTACCCGCTTTATTAAAAGGCGGAAAGACCGGACCGGCAGTAGCCGGCGGAAAGCTGCATGAGAGTGTGCTATACGAAAGAATCACGATGGACCCTTCCAATAAAAAATTCATGCCGGCAGACGGAAAAACTCCGTTGACTAAAGAAGAAACAGCGATTATAAGGTGGTGGATCGAAAAGGGTATGGCCGTGGGTGGTACTAAGATTGCCGCCATAAAAAATGGGGAAGAAATTAAACCGAGGGTAGCCGCCTGGCTAGGACTGGGTGATGCCGGATCTGACGCTGATTTAATGGCTAATTCTGATGCACCGGTTAATCCGGATATTCCCCAGAACCTCAGCCAGGGCCTCCTCGATAGCCTGCGGAAAAAAGGGGTACAGGTCAGGGTGATGGCACATCGTCCTGTTATGCTGGATATTACCTTACCCGCAGGATCTGGTGATCAATTACCTTTTATTAAAGCAAACCTTAAATCAGTAGCCAAAAATATCGTCTGGCTTAACCTGTCCAATAACGGATTAACAGAAAAGGACCTTGACTTTTTGCCCCAAATGACCAACCTGGAAAAGTTGCGGTTGGAGAAAAACCCGGTTACAGATGGTATCAGCTACCAATTGGCTGGATTACAACACCTTGAAGCATTAAACCTGAACGAGACAAAAATAACCAGGGCTTGTATGGAGAAGTTAAGGGCGTTACCCAACCTGAAAAGGGTGTACACGTGGAAAACAATGGCCGACAGTTCAGGACAGTTGGACTGA